The following proteins come from a genomic window of Geminicoccaceae bacterium SCSIO 64248:
- a CDS encoding multidrug efflux SMR transporter, whose translation MAWVYLVLAGLFEIGWPVGLKMAQAPATRFSGIATAVFFMVVSGALLWLAQRQIPIGTAYAIWTGIGAAGTFLVGVMVYGDPTSVARYVGVALIVGGVATLKLAH comes from the coding sequence GGCGTGGGTCTATCTCGTTTTGGCCGGCTTGTTCGAGATCGGATGGCCGGTGGGGCTCAAGATGGCCCAAGCGCCAGCCACACGTTTCAGCGGCATCGCCACGGCCGTCTTCTTCATGGTCGTCAGCGGCGCGCTGCTCTGGTTGGCGCAGCGGCAAATCCCGATCGGAACCGCCTATGCGATCTGGACCGGGATCGGCGCCGCCGGGACGTTCCTCGTGGGCGTCATGGTCTATGGAGATCCCACATCCGTCGCCCGCTATGTCGGCGTGGCCCTGATCGTGGGCGGCGTGGCGACATTGAAGCTCGCTCACTAG